One window from the genome of Malus domestica chromosome 01, GDT2T_hap1 encodes:
- the LOC103406086 gene encoding histone H3.3: MARTKQTARKSTGGKAPRKQLATKAARKSAPTTGGVKKPHRYRPGTVALREIRKYQKSTELLIRKLPFQRLVREIAQDFKTDLRFQSHAVLALQEAAEAYLVGLFEDTNLCAIHAKRVTIMPKDIQLARRIRGERA, translated from the exons ATGGCCCGTACCAAGCAAACTGCTCGTAAGTCAACTGGAGGAAAGGCTCCCAGGAAGCAGCTCGCAACCAAGGCTGCCCGTAAGTCTGCACCAACCACTGGAGGAGTCAAGAAGCCCCACAGATACCGCCCGGGTACCGTTGCTCTTCG TGAAATCCGTAAGTACCAGAAGAGTACTGAGCTGTTGATCAGGAAGCTGCCATTCCAGAGGCTTGTTCGTGAAATTGCCCAGGACTTCAAG ACTGATCTGCGTTTCCAGAGCCATGCAGTGCTGGCACTGCAGGAGGCTGCTGAGGCTTACCTGGTGGGTCTGTTTGAGGACACCAACCTTTGCGCTATCCATGCCAAGCGGGTTACCATCATGCCGAAGGATATCCAGCTTGCCAGGAGGATCAGGGGTGAGCGTGCCTAA